The Coccidioides posadasii str. Silveira chromosome 2, complete sequence genomic interval CTTGGAcacagtactccgtactccgtagttgaGTTATTTTCAAGGTCCCCAAAGTCTCGGCATGATCCGCTCTGCCAAAAAGGAGACCCCTCCGGAATTGAATTCCCAACCCTCCGTGCAGATGACACTCCAGTCCTCAGAATCCTCTATAGCCATGGCCCTAATACCCAAAAAGCCCGTATATTTCGGACCTTTCTTAGTGACATCACAGGTAAGTTCTTCTCACTCAATCCCGCGTAGTTACATGCATCTCGCAACAACGTTTCCCCTTGGTCCTCGAGCATCAAGTCAGAGAATGGCGTCTAACCTTGATACCGATCCACGCATTTTCCAACAGGTCTTCTTTATGACATCATTGAGCTTTGCGCTTGTGAATCTCAAACCTCTACTCCCTGGTCACGTCCTCGTCTCTCCCATTCGCAATGTCCCCCGCGTCTCCGACCTCACCCCTGACGAAATTGCCGACCTCTTCATCACAGTGCGCCGCGTAGGCCGAATGGTCGAACGTGTCTTCAAATCTTCAAGTCTTAATATCGCCATCCAGGATGGTGTGGACGCGGGTCAAAGCGTCCCGCATGTCCACGCCCACATAATTCCACGGCGAAGAGCAGATTTGGATCATAAAGGCGGCTCGGATGCCATCTACGGGATGCTAGATGGAGACGAGGGCGACATTGCAAAACACATGTGGCAAAAGATGGAAGGCAGAAGTCGTACGAAATTTCCGGCTGTCGATAATGACAGTAGAATGCCGAGGAGCGATGAGGAAATGAGAGAAGAAGCGGAGATGTTGGCCAAGGAGATGGAGAAAGAGCCATTAGATTGAAGATTTGCAAGTGGAACGGACTACAAACTACCATATGGCTGGGTGCTGCGAGACGGTGATCTGGCCGATCCCTGGAGCTGATTTCCGGAAAAATATTTGACGACATTCTTATGGCTGAACGAGGCTCCATATCTACATAGAAGGGTACAGACAGAATATCGTCTAACTTCAGCTTTTGACGAAAGAAATCTATTAATGAGCCATGACAAATAGAGTCGTGctgaaaaagagaaaattagATGGCCATCGGGGCCTGCTTCCCACTCTACCAAATTGACCATTAACACCAACCCGATTTCATTCGCCGCCAAAACGCACAGGAATGACTTCTATCATTTTGTCATCCTCTCATCCAATCGTAGgtcaaaaatgaaaaggaaACTCGTCAAGATCATTGGAGGGGCGGTGCGCCGCCTTTGTCCGCCCAGAACGCTTCACGTTCTTTCATCACCGCTTCCGCCCATTCTTTCACCTCCGGAAGTTGGATGCGCTTCATAACGCCATAGAACTCGGTTAATTGGATCTTGCCGCCATGCGTCCGTTCATATTCTATCGCTTGCAGCAGTAATTCCATCTTGTCGATATCGTGAACGAATTTCGCTTCCAGGGTCTCGTTATCTTCATATTCCTGGAAAATCGCCTGCATTTTCTCTCCCGCTGAACCGCCATACACCCCGCCCAGCAGCGTTTTAGAAATATATTCCATGACCTCAGCCTCTCGCCGCGCTTTCTCGGCCTTTGTCACCTCGGTATCAACCGGTGTTATGTCTCCGACCACCGACTCGGCCATATCGTGAATCAGCGCCATTTTCGTGCAGTGTGGTATGTTAAGCTTCCGAGCAAGAGATGGCGGTGCGAGCATGGTCATTATTGCCATGCGATACATATGGTCCGAGATGGATTCGCCATGGTTAATATCAAATCGGCGCCAGCCTTCCCGTTTCGTTGTCTTAAGGCGCTCTAGGAGGTGGAAAAATGGTACAGGGGAGGGGCCATTTTCAAACGGGGGGTGAGGGAGGCTGGAGATGACTGAGGATATAGACCTGGTTAGCAGAATGCGTATCATATTTCAAGTTCCCAAAAACCCTTCACCTGCTTGTGCCGACCATGACGTCTCGTTTGTCGGTTGAGAACCCATGATTTTGGAGTGTAAGAGGGAGAGTCCGGAAACAATTACAGATAAAAAATAAGTTTATACAGGAAACAGCAGCATCTATTTATATACATAGGTCGTGGAGAGTAGAAACACATCCATCCCCATAGAACAAACCTGGTACGTTGAGCGGGTTTGCGCAAGTGACCAACAAGGAAGAGCAAAGACGGCGGAAGCAAACAGAGCAAACAAACGCTGCGACCAGCCGATTGACGCAGCCAATTGACTATCAACACACAACGACCACCTCCCTATTGACCGAGAATGCAAGCTGTCTCCTAGAGACGAGCAGTTTTGGTACCTTCTAAGATAGCACTCTGGGGGAAAGAACATGCATCCGGCTCAATGCAGCGCTCCTCCGCCCGTTCACCTACCAAACAAAGGGTGGAAACATGGTCCGGTCCCGCACCTCTCACTATATTCCTCCGCAACTTGAAGCTCCTTCGATTAGACACCCGCTCTGGCTGGCCTAATATTACCCTAGAAACTCTCTCCGGATCGCAGAATACCCTTCGTCGAAGAATTCAGGCCGTGGAATGGTCTCTCTATCACCTGTTTCTGATATGGGACAAGAATGAGACACATACTGTATGCTACCTCTTCGCGCAGAGGCACTGAATCCTTACGGATGATGGAAGCAAGAGTAATGACAGTTCTGTAGAAGCTACAACCCTTTTTTCCGCCCCTTGAGCCGCTGCAGTCTGTCAACCTAAGAGCTGCGCTCTTCCGCATGCTCTCGGATTTAAAGAAGAATGGCGTTCTGGGGCGAGAAGCGATTCTCCGGAAGACCATGCTAGACGACTGCAAAAGCGAAAGATTTGAAGAAATTTTGGCTTCTTTCTCCACAGCCGTTTTGCGCAAATCTCTCCTCCCGAGCCAAGCTCGAAGCATTGCTATCGATCTAGCCACTGCTCAACAGTTAACGGCATGCGACCAAAGCAACATACTCCCGTTGATTCTTGCCTACCGCTCCTCCCTTAGCTCTACTATTAACGAAAGGAAGAGTCTTGGCTGCTTCTACGCAAATCTCAACCAACATCTCCACGCCAAAGCAGACGAGCTTTCGAAGCGCTCTCCCTCAGGAGCAAGGTCCTTGCTCGCTGCCGATAAAGTGGAGCATACACGACGCAATATTATTTCTGCATGGTACGGCAGTGGAGACTGGGCAAAGGCCATTTTGGATGGTGGGTTGCAGGTGGATTTGGACCCTCTTCTAGAACTGGACTTCTCTCGATTACGCTTGGTAGCGAAGACTGACGGTTTGGATTCTGTACGATCACGACGGTCTTCCGATCTTCTCGCAGACTTAGACAAACGCATTGCGCAGCAGAAATCAAAGTTACAAAAATGGCGAGAATTTAGACGGACGTTGACGGAGGATGAACCAGATGCTACAGGGACGGAAGCGCACAGCCAAAATCGCGTGTTGGCGTTCCGGGATCATCAAAAATTAACAGTGGCGTCTCTTGCACAGATAGGTCAAGTGGCTCAGAACCCAAATGCCCAAAATCCGGATTATAAGACTCTGTTGGCAGATTTCCATGAGTCGCTTGCCAAATTTACATTAGGCGCTAAGCTACCAGATAGACGGTGGAAGGTGGAGAGCCCCATACATCAAGatagagaggaagaaagagtTCACGATGGTGAAGAAGAGCGAGCGATGGCTTATAAGTCCGATCAAGCTCCTAGCCTGCAATTCCCTACCCGACTCAGAGAAATGGAACCCTCAGTAGGATCAATATCAGTCGGTCTTTCTAGGGATGTCTCGATGCAAAATGCTAGCCCTCCTATGGAGATGTCACCTGCACAAATAGCTGAAGCGGCCGCTTCCCAGAGCTACCAATCTCAAGAACCAAACCCACACGATCATACGCACGACATATCTGAACGAGCAGACCATAGTGCCTTCACTCTGGTTGAACGTACTCGACAATCAATGTCCCGACTTTCAGTTCCGGAAGCCCGTCCCCGGCAGTCCTTAGGGAAATCTAGAGTTTCAAGGCATTCACAATCTTTTCCCATCAACCAGTTCGAGACCCCTGACAATAAACAAAGACAAAAGCAAGGCCAAAGATCGGGTGCTACTACTCCAAGAGATGAACTATTCAGCGAAGATGCGGATTATGCCAGTGTGTTTAAGAGTCGGCCGAAGATTGCTACAAGCCCGGTCGGTTCTCCCATCGTGCATGTGCCGCTATATGCGGATGATAACGCGGCTGAGATATCAGATATGGAAGTTTGCGAGGTCGACAGTTATTTCCACCTTGACGCAGAGAATTCGCCTTCTCTAAGGAGAACGATGTACATGTGATGAAAATAATGATTGCGTTTTACATATTTATGACTTAATGTTAAAGGTAATCCATATAGTAGGTAGTTATAATAAATTTTATATGATATGCGCGCCACACTCCAAAGCTTCGCTAGAGAACATTTGGCAATTCCGCTCTTGGCACATAGTTCCGCCGTACGCCAAGAGCCGGAAAACTTCCGCCGTTCTCCAACTTCAATGCTATGATAATATCCAGGTTATATTATATAGGTGGtcatcatcattatcttCACTGTTTGTCACATTTGTAGGTCTATTTTCCTGAAGCTGTCTTGAGAGAGGAACGGAATAGGGCATACCATCCAGCGGGATATCATTGCTGTCTCTTGCCAGCGTGTGATCTATGCAGACAGCCAAACGTCACAGAATACTTTTTTAAACAAAATGAGATGCCTTATTCTCTGACTTTCGAAACGATATTTTTAACATCTCCAAGCATGCCAAGCAAACTTTCCTGCCACACAGATGAATCCTTTCCTAGTCCCCTACCGATTAAAACGAACTTGGATGCTACCACACAAGAAGGGTCTTGTTTTTCGGATTCTGTGATCTCAAATATGTCTCGAACACCCTGCACAATTTTAATATTGCCGTTGGTAAGGCGAATAATTGCTTTGAGGCGATGGGGGTCGAAGTCTAGAGAGCCGTCCTCTTGAGGCATATGAGACGACGACAGCGGGAGTTGGCGCTCCCATAGTACAGAACGCAGCCACTCATCGACAAGGGGAAGTTTCGACTCCGGTAAATCTGGTACTGCGAATGAAATGGTGGAGATGGTCTAGAACTGCAGGTTAGGAAAAATATGGAATGCGATTAACAGCGCGAGGGGACGGAACGCATACGGGGTCAAGCTGGCTCTGGCCCTTCTCACTAAAGTCAAAATTCGCGAGCTTATCATAGGCATGAAGTTCCAGGAGTGCTCCTTCAATTTGTGGTACTTTGCTATGGTCAGTGACATGGATTGTCGCTAAGCCATTGATTCCTCTAATGCGCCTTTTAACGTGCTCCAGCTCCTCAGCCGTAACAAGGTCACTCTTGTTCAAGATCACCACATCGGCATGTGAAATTTGTAAATGTGCGGTAGTTAGAACTGCACCACCTCGGTTCTCTTGAACTTCTTGAGGAGCCGGCTGGTCAAGAAGATGGCATATATTCTTTGCATCTACCAAGGTGACAATGCCGTCGAGGTAAATGGAGCTTCCGAGTCCATCATCAACCCAAAACAAGGGAGCTATATTCCCGGGATCGGCAAGCCCGGTGGTCTCTAACAGTATGTAGTCAAAGCTACCACGCCGGCTCATTAGGGATTCGATAGCAATAACGCCGGTGTCTCTACGGAACCACGTGAGATTTTTGAATTAGTTAGAATAACAACCATGGCAGACTGACCTCACTGAGCAGCATAAACAGCCGTTTGGCAACTCAAGCCATTCTTCGACTTGCTGGCCCTCTTGATTGACAGTTAGGGACTTCTCAATATCAGCAGCTAAAGAAGGGTCAGGAATGGTGAAGTGAATTCGCAGCCCGAAAACATACAATCCCCGAACTCTATATTCAACCCGTTAGCATAGAGCCGGGTTGTATCAGGGGATATCCCTAGGAAGGAATGTACGAGCCATTTAATATGACAGCAATCTTCTTCCCGTGCCTCTCATTCAGGATATAGTTTAAGAGCGTGGTTTTTCCAGCACCCAGGTAGCCTGCATGTCATTCTTTAGCATAATCCTCCGTAAAGCGGCTTTGTGGCTTgaataaaaacaaaattaATGACATAACGGCAATTGAGTACCTGTTACAATAGTAATTGGGACCCGTGGAAGATTGAGATCTGTGGGGGATTTTGGACGCTGCGATGTATCGGGTTCGATGGAAACCAGCTCCGGAGGGCCGTCTTCATCAAGTTCATTGATATCCATTTCAGCAGAACAGTCCAAACCAGCCAACACAAGACTATTATCACGTTATAAATTATTCCGCTTCTGCGCTCCGTGGGGAGATAAATCCTAACGCTGGCTGCACCTCTTCCCTCAGCGCAACGGTAGCAAAACTTGGCGCTGACATAAGAATTAACTTAACTTAATTAACCCGCTAGTTAAACTAACtaagttaactagttaactagttactccAAAAGTTTACTAGTTAGTTACCTTAATTAACCGCTGGTTAAACTCATTCTCCATGACATCCTCTCGGGGCATAATATGGAGAGACTGCATATCAGTTATATTAATATCGACCTGTGCAACTGTGCAATCACTTCCCCAAGCTCAACCAACCACACACTCTGCCGGCCTTAGGCAATCTGACATCCGGAGGCAGCGTCACTAGGCATTCAGAACTTTTTGAACTGCTTCATGAGAATCCATAATGACAGCGTTAGGAGCTTCTCCCTCAAGCTCTCCGCGTCTGCCCAGTCCACCTCCCTTCACCGAAGTGCAGATTGGTCCAAAATCTCCCACCGTGAGCGATAGTCCCCTTGCGGCATCGCCTGCGCAAGATGACGCTTCTACGCGGCGAATTCGCCCGGGCACCAAGGCCGTAGATATGGCCTCCGGGCCACCGCTGGTTCCGCTCTCACAAGTGTGTTGCCGGTTCAAATCTCTCGTTATAGGTTCGAGGGCTGACTATTGCTCGGCTCATAGCTCGACTCTCCTTTCCAACTCCAAGAACACCTCAAAGCTTCCTACCAAGACTACACTCGTCCACCCGGTTCCTCGACCGTGATCCCGATTAACCGCGCAACGGCAGAGCAGCTCGCCGAACCTCCAGAGGGCGTCGAACGTTCTCTTTGGCTTTACGAACTATGCCGTTTCCTCACTATGAAGGCGAATAATATCGTCATTGCCTTCTTCGCTGAAACTCCTCCCTGCTCGGTACAAACGTGTCCTGAAATGCGCGCCTCTGAATGGCAGTACCTCTGCGCAGTACATGATCCGCCTAAAGCGTGCTGCGCGATTGACTATTGCTGTCATACACTCGACTGGGCGACAAACATTCTCACATCGCCCAAATTCTTCCCGAGCAGATTGACCCTAGGGAGTGAGGCAGGAGGCGGCCCTCAGGCGAGCATGAGACATTTGACGAACATCTTTCGGAGGGTATATCGAATTTTCGCACACGCCTGGTTCCAGCATCGAGAGGTCTTTTGGCAAGTGGAGGGCCACGATGGACTCCATGTCTTTTTCAAAACCGTCTGCGACATGTACAATTTGCTCCCGGAGGATAACTATACTATTCCTGCTGAAGCAGAAGGGGAAGAACCGCGAACGAGCAAGCCGGATGAAGCGGGCCGAAAAATGACAATACTACGCAAAGAGGATAAACGCCAGCCTGAGTTAAGTTTAGATTCCGCTTCCTCCTTGGGAACTGGAGCAACGACAAGACGACATCGTCATTCGCCATCAACGGGTGCTGCTGTCAGCACGATCGCAGAGGCTGCTGAAGACGAAGATGGTTCTAAGACCACGGGGGATACCTCTGCTCTTGAGCCTACGGAAGAGACGGAGGAAGAGACAGATGTCGAACAACTCGACAATCTACAGAATGATACCCCGTCGACACCATCTGAACAATCTTCCGAAGCTGTCGCGACACCAGGGGAGGATGGGATAACATCATTGCCAGAGAAGCTAGGACAGGAAGAGCAAACTGAGATGACCGATACATCCAATAAACTCTCGCAACCCGGGGTCAATGCGGACACTGAGCCTACGGAGAATGGAACCTTACATGAACAGCCCAATAGGCCCGCACAAGAAGAAATACAGGCGCAAGAAGAGAACGAGGAACAAACCCAGGCCCCAGTGGCAGAACCACTGAAGGAATCTGAACCGGATTCGAAGCCCGAAAGCTCCCCCGAAAGGCCCTCTGACGACCTACCAGCCGAAGCTGCAACAAAAGATCAACCATCTCCAGATTCCAACACAGAAAATACCACTCAGGATCaaccagaagaaaagaataaTACTTCCGCAGAAACAGAACCAGAGCCAGAATCTCATTCTGCAGATGAACCGCGACCTCCTCCTGAAAAGACCGAGGAGGTTGGGCAAGTTCAAAATGCCTAACATGCACATACGATGGCGCCCAGAACGGTGTTGGAAATAAGACTGCTATAATACCGTTATGATGAATCGGTCAACTGGGTTGCGCTTATTTTCGAAGTTCAAAATAATTTTATGTACCTTCTTAGTCCTAGTGTATAACTATTCTAATTCtaattctttatttttatttttatttttatttttttttattttcttaaTTTCTGGAACAGGGGGAAAAGGCTTCCCTCATTCCCCCTTGAATGGAAAAATTGAAAGATTCATGGTCATTAAAGCACATATACCATTCCATTGATAACTGTTAAACCATAAACATGGGAGGGGGCATTACCACAGCTGGAACTCAGGAGACATTTAAAAAGAGGTCGCAAAATGCCCATAAGAAGGAAAACCTAAACACCTATCAAAAAACAAACCATATAACTGTTGCTCGTGAAAAACACAAAATCCTGGTGTTGAAATtccctttcccttttttgtCCAACCCCCCTTTGTTATCAAACCGATGCTCCACAGCAGACATGGCCCACGGAAGCAAATGATCCGCCAGGACATGCTCAATAATCCCAGTCCGGAATCCTGATCCAAATCCCTTGCTAAACAATAAAAATGCATAGcatctttaaaaaaaaaaaaaaaaaggtatgAAAGAAACTCCACCATGCTGATTTTGATACTGCGCTTCAACACTAACTTCGATATCATACTATCGTCGCCGAGGTAGAAATGTAAATAGCATGTAATTGTTTAAAACGGGCGAGAAAAAGGACGACAGCGTAAAGTAGACATCCACAAGCAACCCATATATATGAGTGCACTATCTTCGGAGTACAAAATTGCCGGCGTTTGCAAAAAGATGTGAAAAAGATTTGAGATATTCATGATCCCGATGTATATGCCGGGTTTAATGGTAAATTCGATGTGAATAAATCGTTAGCAGGAAGTGCGTCGGAAGAAGATAG includes:
- a CDS encoding uncharacterized protein (EggNog:ENOG410PNV8~COG:F~TransMembrane:1 (i40-62o)~BUSCO:14179at33183) — translated: MIRSAKKETPPELNSQPSVQMTLQSSESSIAMALIPKKPVYFGPFLVTSQVFFMTSLSFALVNLKPLLPGHVLVSPIRNVPRVSDLTPDEIADLFITVRRVGRMVERVFKSSSLNIAIQDGVDAGQSVPHVHAHIIPRRRADLDHKGGSDAIYGMLDGDEGDIAKHMWQKMEGRSRTKFPAVDNDSRMPRSDEEMREEAEMLAKEMEKEPLD
- a CDS encoding uncharacterized protein (EggNog:ENOG410PHDD~COG:S~BUSCO:13122at33183); translation: MGSQPTNETSWSAQAVISSLPHPPFENGPSPVPFFHLLERLKTTKREGWRRFDINHGESISDHMYRMAIMTMLAPPSLARKLNIPHCTKMALIHDMAESVVGDITPVDTEVTKAEKARREAEVMEYISKTLLGGVYGGSAGEKMQAIFQEYEDNETLEAKFVHDIDKMELLLQAIEYERTHGGKIQLTEFYGVMKRIQLPEVKEWAEAVMKEREAFWADKGGAPPLQ
- a CDS encoding uncharacterized protein (EggNog:ENOG410PHN9~COG:S~BUSCO:5433at33183), which codes for MQRSSARSPTKQRVETWSGPAPLTIFLRNLKLLRLDTRSGWPNITLETLSGSQNTLRRRIQAVEWSLYHLFLIWDKNETHTKLQPFFPPLEPLQSVNLRAALFRMLSDLKKNGVLGREAILRKTMLDDCKSERFEEILASFSTAVLRKSLLPSQARSIAIDLATAQQLTACDQSNILPLILAYRSSLSSTINERKSLGCFYANLNQHLHAKADELSKRSPSGARSLLAADKVEHTRRNIISAWYGSGDWAKAILDGGLQVDLDPLLELDFSRLRLVAKTDGLDSVRSRRSSDLLADLDKRIAQQKSKLQKWREFRRTLTEDEPDATGTEAHSQNRVLAFRDHQKLTVASLAQIGQVAQNPNAQNPDYKTLLADFHESLAKFTLGAKLPDRRWKVESPIHQDREEERVHDGEEERAMAYKSDQAPSLQFPTRLREMEPSVGSISVGLSRDVSMQNASPPMEMSPAQIAEAAASQSYQSQEPNPHDHTHDISERADHSAFTLVERTRQSMSRLSVPEARPRQSLGKSRVSRHSQSFPINQFETPDNKQRQKQGQRSGATTPRDELFSEDADYASVFKSRPKIATSPVGSPIVHVPLYADDNAAEISDMEVCEVDSYFHLDAENSPSLRRTMYM
- a CDS encoding uncharacterized protein (EggNog:ENOG410PGH6~COG:H~BUSCO:8320at33183) — protein: MDINELDEDGPPELVSIEPDTSQRPKSPTDLNLPRVPITIVTGYLGAGKTTLLNYILNERHGKKIAVILNGSVRGLYVFGLRIHFTIPDPSLAADIEKSLTVNQEGQQVEEWLELPNGCLCCSVRDTGVIAIESLMSRRGSFDYILLETTGLADPGNIAPLFWVDDGLGSSIYLDGIVTLVDAKNICHLLDQPAPQEVQENRGGAVLTTAHLQISHADVVILNKSDLVTAEELEHVKRRIRGINGLATIHVTDHSKVPQIEGALLELHAYDKLANFDFSEKGQSQLDPTISTISFAVPDLPESKLPLVDEWLRSVLWERQLPLSSSHMPQEDGSLDFDPHRLKAIIRLTNGNIKIVQGVRDIFEITESEKQDPSCVVASKFVLIGRGLGKDSSVWQESLLGMLGDVKNIVSKVRE
- a CDS encoding uncharacterized protein (EggNog:ENOG410PKJV~COG:D), with protein sequence MTALGASPSSSPRLPSPPPFTEVQIGPKSPTVSDSPLAASPAQDDASTRRIRPGTKAVDMASGPPLVPLSQLDSPFQLQEHLKASYQDYTRPPGSSTVIPINRATAEQLAEPPEGVERSLWLYELCRFLTMKANNIVIAFFAETPPCSVQTCPEMRASEWQYLCAVHDPPKACCAIDYCCHTLDWATNILTSPKFFPSRLTLGSEAGGGPQASMRHLTNIFRRVYRIFAHAWFQHREVFWQVEGHDGLHVFFKTVCDMYNLLPEDNYTIPAEAEGEEPRTSKPDEAGRKMTILRKEDKRQPELSLDSASSLGTGATTRRHRHSPSTGAAVSTIAEAAEDEDGSKTTGDTSALEPTEETEEETDVEQLDNLQNDTPSTPSEQSSEAVATPGEDGITSLPEKLGQEEQTEMTDTSNKLSQPGVNADTEPTENGTLHEQPNRPAQEEIQAQEENEEQTQAPVAEPLKESEPDSKPESSPERPSDDLPAEAATKDQPSPDSNTENTTQDQPEEKNNTSAETEPEPESHSADEPRPPPEKTEEVGQVQNA